One part of the Pandoraea faecigallinarum genome encodes these proteins:
- a CDS encoding PLP-dependent aminotransferase family protein — protein MVQPFVFSLNRAQPEALVDQIVREVERALAGRTLHAGTRMPSIRSLAKAHGISTFTVVEAYDRLVARGTLVARRGAGFFVAGAAPGRDAGAPQRGGTPEVGPAASEVTNAWLLSEIFADDSIAVKSGCGWLPDSWLDEDGLHGALRSLSKGPGAHFAHYGHPHGYGPLRQWLTRRLGELSIEAPPERIVLTQGATQALDLIVRTLLKPGDTVLVEAPAYCNLLAVLRLAGLNVVGIPRTEAGLDLAALEQAAQTHRVRALFVNPALQNPLGTSLTPASAHRILQCAERHGFWVVEDDIYRELAPAGTPSLAAMDGLSRVIYVSSFSKTISPSVRVGYLACSRDMAHEIARSKMVAGLTSSEINERIVHAILTEGRHRKHIERLSDRLTRSRARLVTQLRSHGVALLAQPEGGMFVCGSLPGAAQSARELAEAALLESIMLAPGEFFLAHNEPCRWFRFNVAYSDDARLFRFLDKAASGKLAA, from the coding sequence ATGGTCCAGCCATTCGTTTTTTCCCTGAACCGGGCCCAGCCCGAAGCGCTCGTCGATCAGATCGTGCGTGAGGTGGAGCGCGCCCTTGCGGGTCGAACACTGCACGCGGGCACACGCATGCCGTCGATCCGTTCTCTAGCGAAAGCGCACGGCATCAGCACGTTCACGGTAGTGGAGGCTTACGACAGGCTCGTTGCACGCGGCACGCTGGTCGCGCGGCGCGGCGCGGGCTTCTTCGTGGCCGGTGCGGCACCCGGGCGCGACGCCGGCGCGCCCCAGCGCGGCGGCACGCCCGAAGTGGGGCCGGCAGCGAGCGAAGTCACGAATGCATGGCTGCTCTCGGAGATCTTCGCGGACGACTCCATCGCGGTGAAAAGCGGCTGTGGCTGGCTGCCCGACAGCTGGCTCGACGAAGACGGCCTGCATGGCGCATTGCGTTCGCTATCGAAGGGACCGGGGGCGCACTTCGCGCACTACGGTCATCCCCACGGGTATGGACCGTTGCGTCAGTGGCTCACGCGGCGTCTGGGCGAGTTGTCCATCGAGGCGCCGCCGGAGCGCATCGTGCTCACGCAGGGCGCGACGCAGGCGCTCGATCTGATCGTGCGAACGTTGCTCAAGCCGGGCGACACGGTGCTCGTCGAAGCGCCGGCGTATTGCAACCTGCTGGCGGTATTGCGTCTTGCTGGCCTGAATGTGGTCGGCATTCCCCGCACCGAGGCCGGACTGGACCTTGCGGCACTGGAGCAGGCCGCGCAGACGCACCGCGTGCGTGCACTGTTCGTGAACCCGGCGTTGCAGAATCCGCTAGGCACCTCGCTCACACCAGCGTCGGCGCACCGGATTTTGCAATGTGCCGAGCGGCATGGGTTCTGGGTCGTGGAAGACGACATCTACCGCGAGCTTGCGCCGGCCGGCACGCCGTCGCTGGCCGCGATGGACGGCCTGTCGCGAGTGATCTACGTATCGAGTTTTTCGAAGACGATCTCGCCGTCGGTGCGCGTGGGCTATCTGGCGTGTTCGCGCGACATGGCGCACGAGATTGCGCGCAGCAAGATGGTGGCGGGACTCACGTCGTCGGAGATCAACGAGCGTATCGTGCACGCAATTCTGACCGAAGGGCGCCATCGCAAACACATCGAGCGCCTGTCCGACCGTTTGACACGCTCGCGTGCACGGCTCGTTACGCAGTTGCGCTCGCACGGCGTGGCGCTGCTCGCGCAGCCGGAAGGAGGCATGTTCGTGTGCGGCAGCCTGCCCGGCGCGGCGCAGTCCGCCCGGGAACTCGCGGAAGCCGCGTTACTGGAGAGCATCATGCTCGCGCCCGGCGAATTCTTCCTCGCCCACAACGAACCCTGCCGCTGGTTCCGGTTCAATGTCGCCTATTCCGACGATGCCCGTCTGTTCCGGTTTCTGGACAAGGCAGCGTCGGGGAAGCTCGCGGCGTGA
- a CDS encoding aspartate aminotransferase family protein produces the protein MNMMQELNLDMTAFWMPFTNNRQFKRSPRLLTRAEGMYYTSSDNRRILDGTAGLWCVNAGHCRTEIVEAIRQQAGEMDFAPTFQMGHPKAFEAAAKIAGITPEGLDRIFFTNSGSESVDTALKIALAYHRARGEGQRTRLIGRERGYHGVGFGGISVGGISPNRKAYSGQLLPAVDHLPHTFNLKEAAFTKGQPAWGAHLADELERLVTLHDASTIAAVIVEPLAGSTGVLVPPQGYLQRLREICDRHGILLIFDEVITGLGRLGKPFAAQYFNVTPDIITMAKGVNNAAVPMGAVAVKTGVHDTIVDAGNTGAIEFFHGYTYSGHPLAAAAACAALDVYRNDGLFERAAKLAPHFEKTIHGLRDLPNVLDIRNLGMVGGIELATRDGKPGARAHEIFVKCFEKGALVRYTGDILAFSPPLIINEAQIDELFGIVAEAIRETA, from the coding sequence ATGAACATGATGCAAGAACTGAATCTCGACATGACGGCGTTCTGGATGCCGTTTACCAACAACCGCCAGTTCAAGCGTTCGCCCCGCCTGCTGACGCGGGCCGAGGGCATGTACTACACGTCGTCGGACAATCGCCGGATTCTCGACGGCACCGCCGGTCTTTGGTGCGTGAACGCCGGTCACTGCCGCACGGAGATCGTCGAGGCGATCCGGCAGCAAGCTGGTGAAATGGACTTTGCGCCGACGTTCCAGATGGGGCACCCCAAGGCGTTCGAGGCGGCAGCCAAGATCGCCGGAATCACCCCGGAAGGGCTCGATCGCATCTTCTTCACGAACTCGGGGTCGGAATCGGTCGACACTGCGCTGAAAATCGCGCTCGCCTACCATCGCGCGCGCGGCGAAGGTCAGCGCACGCGCCTCATCGGCCGCGAGCGCGGGTATCACGGCGTGGGCTTCGGCGGCATCTCCGTGGGCGGCATCTCACCGAACCGCAAGGCCTATTCGGGCCAATTGCTGCCCGCTGTCGATCACCTGCCGCACACGTTCAACCTCAAGGAAGCCGCGTTCACCAAAGGACAGCCGGCGTGGGGCGCACATCTGGCCGACGAACTCGAACGTCTGGTCACGCTGCACGACGCATCGACCATCGCCGCCGTGATCGTCGAGCCGCTTGCCGGCTCCACCGGCGTGCTCGTGCCGCCGCAAGGCTATCTGCAAAGGCTGCGCGAAATTTGCGACAGGCACGGCATTCTGCTGATCTTCGACGAAGTGATTACGGGCCTCGGCCGTCTGGGCAAGCCGTTTGCGGCGCAGTACTTCAACGTGACGCCGGACATCATCACGATGGCCAAGGGCGTCAACAACGCGGCCGTGCCGATGGGGGCCGTCGCCGTGAAGACAGGCGTGCACGACACCATCGTCGATGCCGGCAACACGGGCGCCATCGAGTTCTTCCACGGTTATACGTACTCCGGTCACCCGCTGGCGGCCGCGGCGGCATGCGCCGCGCTGGACGTCTACAGGAACGACGGTCTGTTCGAGCGCGCCGCGAAGCTCGCGCCGCACTTCGAGAAGACAATCCACGGCCTGCGCGATCTGCCGAACGTCCTCGACATTCGCAATTTGGGAATGGTCGGCGGCATCGAGCTCGCCACGCGCGACGGCAAACCGGGCGCGCGTGCGCACGAGATCTTCGTGAAGTGTTTCGAGAAAGGCGCGCTGGTACGCTACACGGGCGACATACTGGCGTTCTCGCCGCCGCTCATCATCAACGAGGCGCAGATCGACGAACTGTTCGGCATCGTGGCCGAAGCGATTCGCGAGACGGCATAA
- a CDS encoding PipA/GogA/GtgA family type III secretion system effector → MPYRYRCETRRPTATPKFSAEPARQARCRRAAIARDVARLRNCQRTASLPAADACPRRRSTRRSGNETGARDKRALFLLTLLGVQTVLAFEAAATPGARICPRPAACTQVVAPWNRYDAATRATALRALPVQPNATHYPASRPPSIDNMAAAFAALSNTSVCREQARLRLMRGLIASGALDRGEGVCRLAQRLVSHVADGRLPVADSCSAAEHWARIALLQPPTLHDILSKFDLDKEGAAAPVNVTRLIEQEASPLHILRVVQYRRGRSLDAVVGPGYEWRGRLSVSSFEEAAAIHRLSAPHRYAQTDDADFDNIAACYERLLGDELAHLQLGARLIPPHAPDGGAYGIWFDGMAVRGAAGMSLDTVAAALHSRVHDIPALALPAVDNGMACPGRPLMPLGRRATASSAALSQLDVEMVLRAYFAELAESSAFRFGTPLQSAATTVLRLGAYHGLTPGPMDTPAQVLQAFVALRRAWLAAPRFPVDPLRVAASHLDRASGPAKMSPAPARPVRANNVPDEIAFARRLMAYVPWRPAASREAVDAPENAAPLQTEGRRSAFIGHGNLAIRIWRDGLRDTSRAFVSPDAAGDGSNAAALIKAEELMRLYRVPPNDTATHELAAALRDTWEQLSASNAAQSAPTPETLDVMQEMLEAILISRPIAHVVHAAARGDARAVLDMVPFVMPAYEIEEGLRTGNRTRVVNGAIRFGVDALFFWLAGVAERSLQTSIRLTVERLRMPPFERAASATLSQIGPEFEAFEMQALNAVQHDHVRLDPYDVLTDDAAVPEPYRDMPLPRRIDRTRSMEMFSDEQFELIQRSGIASPPAMQAADDLLTSSGMTAARSALLRRRETVVDMKRFLPDRRRGSLTNVLQGVGQALSCAMPADGSAAVSVRSILNPTCVESNAVVDALEDLRSRSHILQTLVERAMEAERGPWDIRIVDGEPPRFAPGMDALILPPAPQLTSRYQYESPAGKQCFTLEQAALHEFLHALTGLADASATGHRGPIVYLTDRIGHQAGRDWAERISYRAFGPNGELSPEAVLQRRTEATHWMYDEDALLDRYAREEFGVTANSFVDGERVTDRVTVKDVKRFASVLDLADYPQSASVEFVGSALDNRLGVTEELRSTFQRLMSSHLFRAFFSLRAVVEPRVEWQIRLTARSPSIGRRSGWAETPWRIDHDLSTIDLDVSPVFCLTASGPRPLSSEQRNVGLLIDLVTHGLKIRDVASPATQRGLKVYLENKLLQLPRGETRVAAALSHDPETLIPFITRARRGALDEDAYLASHV, encoded by the coding sequence GTGCCATATCGCTACCGCTGTGAGACCCGGCGGCCCACGGCCACACCGAAGTTTTCCGCCGAGCCGGCGCGGCAGGCGCGGTGCCGCAGGGCCGCGATAGCTCGCGACGTCGCCCGGTTGCGCAATTGCCAGCGCACCGCCTCCCTGCCGGCAGCAGACGCGTGCCCGCGACGGAGGTCGACACGCCGCAGCGGCAACGAGACCGGCGCCCGCGACAAGCGCGCCCTGTTTCTGCTCACGTTGCTTGGCGTTCAGACCGTGCTCGCGTTTGAGGCGGCGGCCACGCCCGGCGCTCGAATTTGCCCCCGGCCGGCAGCGTGCACCCAAGTCGTTGCCCCGTGGAACCGATATGACGCGGCCACGCGCGCCACGGCGCTGCGCGCCTTGCCCGTGCAGCCGAACGCCACGCACTATCCTGCCTCTCGCCCCCCTTCGATCGACAACATGGCCGCGGCCTTCGCCGCCCTGTCGAATACCAGCGTCTGCCGCGAACAGGCCCGGCTGCGTTTGATGCGCGGTCTGATCGCGTCCGGCGCGCTCGATCGCGGCGAAGGCGTATGCCGGCTCGCGCAACGCCTTGTATCGCACGTCGCCGACGGGCGCTTGCCGGTGGCCGACAGTTGCTCCGCCGCCGAGCATTGGGCGCGCATTGCGCTGCTGCAACCGCCCACGCTGCACGACATACTCTCGAAGTTCGATCTGGACAAGGAAGGTGCCGCTGCGCCTGTGAACGTGACGCGTCTCATCGAACAGGAGGCTTCTCCGCTCCATATTCTGCGTGTCGTGCAATATCGGCGAGGCCGCTCGCTCGATGCGGTCGTCGGCCCCGGCTATGAGTGGCGCGGCCGGCTGTCCGTCAGTTCGTTCGAGGAGGCGGCTGCCATCCATCGGCTGAGCGCGCCGCATCGGTACGCCCAGACCGACGACGCGGATTTCGATAACATCGCGGCCTGCTACGAACGCCTGCTTGGCGACGAACTGGCGCATCTGCAGCTCGGCGCCCGCCTGATACCGCCACACGCGCCGGACGGCGGCGCCTACGGCATCTGGTTCGACGGCATGGCAGTGCGCGGCGCTGCCGGCATGTCGCTCGACACCGTCGCCGCCGCATTACACTCACGCGTTCACGACATTCCGGCCCTTGCGCTGCCCGCCGTCGATAACGGCATGGCGTGTCCTGGAAGACCGCTCATGCCGCTGGGGCGACGCGCAACGGCGTCGAGCGCCGCCTTGTCACAGCTCGACGTCGAAATGGTATTGCGCGCATATTTTGCCGAGTTGGCGGAAAGCAGTGCGTTCCGGTTCGGTACGCCCCTGCAATCGGCCGCGACCACCGTACTCAGACTGGGCGCCTATCATGGACTGACGCCGGGTCCGATGGACACGCCGGCGCAGGTGCTGCAGGCGTTTGTCGCGCTTCGCCGGGCCTGGCTTGCCGCCCCGCGCTTTCCTGTCGATCCGCTGCGTGTCGCGGCCTCGCATCTCGATCGGGCCAGCGGTCCGGCGAAAATGTCTCCGGCACCGGCTCGCCCGGTGCGCGCGAACAATGTCCCCGACGAAATCGCCTTTGCCCGGCGATTGATGGCCTACGTACCCTGGCGACCGGCGGCATCGCGAGAAGCGGTCGACGCACCGGAAAACGCAGCCCCGCTCCAGACGGAAGGTCGACGCTCGGCATTCATCGGGCACGGGAATCTGGCCATTCGAATCTGGCGCGACGGTTTGCGAGACACGTCGCGCGCGTTCGTTTCGCCCGATGCCGCAGGAGACGGTTCCAATGCCGCAGCGCTCATCAAGGCAGAGGAATTGATGCGCCTGTACCGGGTCCCTCCCAACGACACTGCAACGCACGAGCTGGCCGCGGCGCTGCGTGACACATGGGAGCAACTGAGCGCCTCGAACGCGGCACAGAGTGCGCCCACGCCGGAAACGCTGGACGTCATGCAGGAGATGCTGGAGGCGATACTTATCAGCCGCCCCATTGCGCATGTCGTCCATGCCGCAGCCCGCGGGGACGCGCGGGCGGTGCTCGACATGGTGCCCTTCGTCATGCCGGCTTACGAGATCGAGGAAGGCCTGCGCACCGGCAACCGCACGAGAGTCGTCAATGGCGCGATTCGTTTTGGAGTGGACGCCTTGTTTTTCTGGCTGGCCGGTGTCGCCGAGCGCTCACTGCAAACGTCGATCCGGTTGACGGTGGAACGACTGCGCATGCCGCCTTTCGAGCGTGCGGCATCGGCCACGCTCTCGCAGATCGGGCCTGAGTTCGAAGCGTTCGAGATGCAGGCGCTCAATGCCGTGCAACATGACCATGTTCGGCTCGACCCCTACGACGTGCTCACCGATGACGCCGCCGTGCCGGAGCCCTACCGGGATATGCCCCTGCCCCGTCGCATCGACCGCACACGTTCCATGGAGATGTTCTCCGACGAGCAGTTCGAGTTGATCCAGCGCTCCGGCATTGCCAGCCCGCCGGCAATGCAAGCGGCCGACGATCTCCTGACGTCGTCCGGCATGACGGCCGCGCGAAGTGCGCTGTTGCGACGTCGGGAAACCGTCGTCGACATGAAGCGGTTTCTGCCCGACAGACGCCGTGGTTCGTTGACGAACGTGCTGCAGGGCGTCGGGCAGGCATTGAGCTGCGCAATGCCGGCTGACGGGAGCGCGGCCGTGTCGGTGCGATCGATACTGAACCCGACTTGCGTCGAGAGCAACGCGGTCGTCGATGCGCTCGAAGATCTGCGCAGCCGCTCGCATATTCTCCAGACGCTGGTCGAGCGCGCAATGGAGGCCGAGCGTGGGCCCTGGGACATTCGCATTGTCGACGGCGAGCCGCCGCGCTTCGCCCCGGGAATGGACGCGCTGATATTGCCACCGGCGCCGCAACTCACGTCACGCTACCAATACGAATCGCCCGCCGGAAAGCAATGCTTCACGCTCGAACAGGCGGCGTTGCACGAATTCCTGCATGCCCTGACGGGGCTCGCCGACGCCTCCGCCACCGGGCATCGCGGCCCGATCGTCTACCTGACCGACCGGATCGGGCATCAGGCTGGCCGGGACTGGGCAGAACGCATTTCATATCGCGCATTCGGGCCCAACGGCGAGCTTTCCCCGGAAGCCGTGCTGCAGCGCCGTACCGAGGCAACGCACTGGATGTACGACGAGGACGCGTTGCTCGACCGGTATGCGCGCGAGGAATTCGGCGTCACGGCAAACAGCTTCGTGGACGGAGAACGGGTCACTGACCGGGTTACCGTAAAGGACGTCAAACGATTCGCCAGCGTGCTCGACCTGGCGGACTATCCTCAATCGGCTTCCGTCGAGTTCGTCGGCTCGGCGCTGGACAATCGCCTCGGCGTCACCGAAGAGCTGCGCAGCACGTTTCAGCGTCTCATGTCCAGTCATCTTTTTCGCGCATTCTTCAGCCTTCGGGCCGTCGTCGAGCCCCGCGTGGAATGGCAGATACGGCTCACGGCCCGGAGTCCGTCGATCGGCAGGCGCAGCGGTTGGGCCGAGACGCCCTGGCGCATCGATCACGACCTGTCCACCATTGACCTCGATGTCTCGCCGGTCTTCTGCCTGACGGCATCGGGCCCTCGCCCGCTCTCATCCGAACAGCGCAACGTGGGCCTGCTGATCGATCTGGTGACTCATGGGCTGAAGATTCGCGACGTGGCCAGCCCCGCCACGCAGCGCGGGCTGAAGGTCTATCTGGAAAACAAGCTGCTGCAACTGCCGCGTGGCGAAACGCGCGTGGCGGCTGCACTGTCGCACGACCCGGAAACGCTGATTCCGTTTATCACCCGGGCACGCCGCGGCGCGTTGGACGAGGACGCTTATCTGGCAAGCCATGTCTAG